In one Nicotiana tomentosiformis chromosome 6, ASM39032v3, whole genome shotgun sequence genomic region, the following are encoded:
- the LOC138894600 gene encoding uncharacterized protein, giving the protein MRSDTNTRKFDALCEFYQEHRHKIEDCIALKQEVGNMLQQGHLKELLNNKGRANFARGREYQGSPKPSLPAHTINMIIGGSDDASINGMNFTTTHQLKRAITREWYDELKESTIFDESDADSLTFPHNDALVITLRILDTDVKRIMVDDGSGTYIIHPRVLTQMRLEDKIVSRCITLTNFNNAVERTSRRITLLVLASGVTLETMFYIMDHATVYNVIVGRPWIYPMRSILSSLYQIIKFPNP; this is encoded by the coding sequence ATGAGATCAGACACGAACACCAGAAAATTCGACGCCCTCTGTGAGTTCTACCAGGAACACAGGCATAAAATAGAAGATTGTATCGCCCTTAAACAAGAAGTCGGTAACATGTTACAACAAGGGCACCTCAAGGAGCTATTAAACAATAAGGGGAGAGCCAACTTCGCCAGAGGACGTGAATATCAAGGCTCGCCAAAGCCGTCATTGCCAGCTCAtactatcaacatgatcatcggcggtagCGACGATGCTTCTATTAATGGCATGAATTTCACCACCACTCACCAGCTCAAGCGGGCTATCACTCGCGAATGGTATGACGAACTCAAAGAAAGTACCATCTTTGACGAGTCGGATGCCGACAGTTTGACTTTTCCTCATAATGATGCCCTTGTTATTACTTTACgcattttagataccgatgtcaAACGCATCATGGTGGATGATGGAAGTGGCACATacattatccatccccgagtcctTACACAAATgagactcgaggataagatagtgtcgcgctgcatcacactaaccaattttaacaatgcagttgagcggACGTCCAGGAGAATTACACTTCTTGTCCTAGCTAGCGGCGTGACTCTAGAGACGATGTTCTATATCATGGACCACGCCACTGTGTACAACGTCATAGTGGGGCGACCATGGATATATCCCATGAGATCTATCCTCTCCAGCCTAtaccaaataattaaattcccAAATCCATAG
- the LOC138894601 gene encoding uncharacterized protein: MNGSFNKSDGSAGLGGALRRDNCKIIMAFYFPYICNNHNLAEAYAAYLGITWCIQNGYTDLTLEMDSLLLIDMLRGEKESNYRMANITEKIAQLRRTTNINIHHCYREANQLADCLAKMASKAQNGAFFFSGQQLPKAAKGPYHLDKSQIPSIRIKYDKANFFVS, encoded by the coding sequence ATGAATGGAAGCTTTAACAAGAGTGATGGAAGTGCTGGATTGGGAGGCGCTCTGAGAAGAGACAATTGTAAAATTATCATGGCTTTCTATTTCCCTTATATATGCAACAACCATAATCTAGCGGAGGCATATGCAGCATACTTGGGTATTACCTGGTGCATTCAAAATGGATATACAGATCTCACATTAGAGATGGACTCTCTATTACTCATTGATATGTTAAGGGGGGAGAAAGAGAGCAATTACAGAATGGCTAATATCACAGAGAAGATAGCACAATTGAGGCGCACGACTAACATAAATATTCATCATTGTTACAGAGAAGCAAACCAACTAGCGGACTGCTTAGCAAAAATGGCGTCCAAAGCTCAAAATGGAGCTTTCTTCTTTTCTGGGCAGCAGCTGCCTAAAGCAGCTAAGGGCCCTTATCACCTGGACAAAAGCCAAATTCCAAGCATTAGAATCAAGTATGACAAGGCTAATTTTTTTGTAAGCTAG